The DNA window GCCGCGCAGGGCGAGTGCTGTTTCCCAGCTCTGCGCTGCCACACCGGTGGTGCCGGCCGCAGGCATCAGCATGACATACTCCTGAACTTCATTTGTATTACCTCTGTATCACGGATGAACCACATAAGGATTGCAAATGTAGTGTTATCTGAATCCGGTGCGGATATGAATGCGCACACATGAATGACAAATGAAATACTCTTGTAATACATAAATCACTGCAGAGTCGCATGGATCAGGGCGTGAATCCGTCATCGTGTTCCGGCTCATCATGGGACAGGTGAGCGCCTGCGGCTTCCGGATACTCCTCACGCCAGCGCTCCAGCGCGGCTGCCGGCGCCGCCGGATAGTACTGCTCAGAGAGACGGCCAGCGCCGCTCAGCCACAGCACCAGGGTGCTCCCGTCCCGCTGCGCAAGAGTGAGAACGCCGCTCTCCAGGAGCGTCAGGCGCTCAGCCGGGGTGAGCGTAAGCCCGCCCGGGCTCACCGCGGGAATGTCTTCCAGTGCTGTGGTCATTAATACCGTCCTCGTCTGAAACTGTCAGTGGCCGCAGGCGCCGTGTTTTAAATGTAATACATGAGTAATACAGCCGCGCGCTGGGCGAATTCTTTCACTCTCGCAGGGGTAAACCCCGCCAGATTTCAAAATCCGTAAATCTTCCTTCTGACGCCTATTTTGCCCCCGGACAGGAGCCGGCGCCACCGGAATAAATCGCCGGTCGCTGAAGGGCTGGGTAACAAAACCCGTCTTATACCGGTATCTGTTACGCAGTAAAAGCGCGGCTCCGGCGCCGGCCGGACTGGAATAATTCGCAGAATGGCCGCGCGGGGCGCGCAGCGTCAGGGCTCGGGCAAAAATGACCGGGAAGGGGAGGGCGGGTAACCGTATACCTGTTTTGTTACGTTGCACAGGAACAGGCCGGTCGGGCGCTGTTTAAGCAAGCTACGGGGGGTAAGACGGTAAAGCCGGATGCTGCCAGGCGGATCTCTTGATATAGTGAAATCCTTCAGTATGGCAATCGAAACAGGGATGCACCTATGATAGAAAGATTTCTGAAAAGGGAAGGGTTAGTTATTGCTATCGGAACCATGATGATTTACGCCGCGGTCTATTTTTTTGAACGTGGATATTGCAGCGCATTAAACATCCCTCTCGATTACATCGAAATATCAGTACCAACCATAGCCAGTGACCTGTCCCACTTCTATTTCTTTATATTTCCTGTTGCCATAATACCCATGGCGATAATGGCAAAAGCTGAAGACAAAAATAACAAAGGATTATATGCACTGGCACCAGTGTCGTGGTGGCTTGTGTACTCAGCAGTGTTGTTTTTCTATGGGGATAAAACACTACAGTCGGCGTTTATGTGCTTATTTTTCGGTGGCCTTGTTTTTTGGGCTGTCAGATACAAAGATGATTTTAAAGAAGGTGATACTCCTTTACGCGCTCAGACCGCGACAGTGATTTTGATTTCGATGACATTATTTTTATTCAGCACAACATTCATTGTATTAGGTAGATCGCATGCTGAAGCCGGTAACTTTGAGGTGTACAGAAATAATGATAAAAAATACGCACTATTGAAAGTCTACGGTGAAAATGTATTCATGCAGGAAATCAAGGAAGGTAAGAGAGTCAGCGAGATAACCTACTTCAACGCGCAGAATATGACGGGAATGATAATAACGGGTAAATAGGCGCAGACTGTCAGGGCCCGACATCCGCAGGTATCAGCCCTTCCGCACACAAACCGGCTTTTGTCGGGCAGAGTCAGACTGGCCGGAAACGCATTTGCTGCGATCCCGGCCGGTGACAGGTCAGAGGTACTCTTTCACCATCTTCACCAGCTTCTCAGGTCCGGCCTGGTTGGCCAGATAAAGTGCGGCGCGAAGGATAGTCGAATCGGTAATCGTCTTGCTGGGTGCCAGGTCCTGAACCGCGCCCGTCAGCTTTGCGCACATCAGCTTCTCATCCGCCGTCAGGCGTACCGTTTTCGGGGCCTCACTGGTCGTTCTGTTACGCCTGGTTCTGACATTGGTAAGGCGGCTTTCCTGTTCTGGCTTGGCTGCTGCAGGCCTTTGTACCTGTGGTCGTTCAAGTTTTCCGGCCATCAGTGTGCTCCTTCTTTAATAGTCATAATTTCTTTTGCCATAGCCCGGTAGTCATTCAGTACCAGAGCACCACGTTTATAAAAATAGAGTGGTTTGCACACCACCTGCGCCTGGGCAATGTTCTCGTCGGCGCGTATACGGGTTGTAAGCACGTTATTTTTAAAGCGTTCGTTCCCTTCAAGTTCATCCTGAAGGAATGTATTCATCTTCTTCTTGGAACTGTTGAACTCGTTCCGGAACAGGCTGTAATTAGAGAATTTTTCTTCTTTAATCTCATCCAGATAATCCAGCACGGTCTCTGCGCCTGTCAGCGAGAAAGAACCGCCATCTATTGGGATAATGACATGATCCGCGATGTACGCTGCATTGGTTGAAGACAGGTTCAGCGCCGGCGAGCAGTCGATAAGGATAAAGTCGAACTCGCTTAACACCGGCTTGAGGTGGCGAAGCAGAATTTTTTCCCGATGTGGCCTGGCCATACTGTTTTCCATGACGCGCTCAAAAGAGGGGTCGGACGGGATCAGGAAAAGTCCCGGAATATCCTCCTCACCATTTTTGGCGGGGATAATGACATCACGTACGTTAAATTTCTGATTGCTGTACAAATCGCAGATTGTCGGCCCAAACTGAGCATAGAATTTTTTGCCGTGCGTCAGCACCTCTGTCGCGTTCGCCTGCTGATCGGCATCGACAACCAGCACGCGATTTCCCATCAGGGCAAGGGCGACGGCAGTATTGGTCGTGGAAGACGTTTTACCAGGCCCTCCTTTATTACTCATTGCTGCAATGACGAATGCCTGCAAATCCAAAATTTTATCAGCCATTTACAACCTCACATGTAATTCAAAAGTAATACAGATGTAGTGCTACTATCTGCCTGAAGCAGAGAAAGGTCAAGGTATTTAAAATACAAATGTAATACATTTTGAATACACATGTCGGCTGAGGGGCCTGCCGATTATGTGCGGGGGTTTACTGAGTGTTTTATGATGGAAGCCGGCAAAGGTAATGAGCGCCACGTTCTGACGTGCCCATGACTTCAAATCCCCGCTGCCTCAGCATTCTGTTCATCAGGGCAGAAGCGGGATAACACCTGGCTGTAATTCGGTGCTGTCCGTAACCCTCAATCGCCAGGGAAATCAGAAGTTGCCCCCCGCCTTTACCCCGCATGGGTTTT is part of the Erwinia billingiae Eb661 genome and encodes:
- a CDS encoding ParA family protein, with product MADKILDLQAFVIAAMSNKGGPGKTSSTTNTAVALALMGNRVLVVDADQQANATEVLTHGKKFYAQFGPTICDLYSNQKFNVRDVIIPAKNGEEDIPGLFLIPSDPSFERVMENSMARPHREKILLRHLKPVLSEFDFILIDCSPALNLSSTNAAYIADHVIIPIDGGSFSLTGAETVLDYLDEIKEEKFSNYSLFRNEFNSSKKKMNTFLQDELEGNERFKNNVLTTRIRADENIAQAQVVCKPLYFYKRGALVLNDYRAMAKEIMTIKEGAH